A window of the Syntrophothermus lipocalidus DSM 12680 genome harbors these coding sequences:
- the gltX gene encoding glutamate--tRNA ligase: MKVRVRFAPSPTGPLHIGGARSALFNFLFAKRYGGEFIVRIEDTDLERSSRDYEAEIIESLEWLGITWDEGIKVGGPNGPYRQTERLDIYQRWVDILVSTGWAYPCFCTEEELEEEREQLMKQGETPRYLGRCRNLDEAERQAKLAQGLRPTIRFRVPEHRVFVVEDLVRGRVAFESENMGDFIIVKSDGLPTYNFAVVIDDHLMGITHVIRAEEHLSNTPRQLMIYEALGLEPPKFAHISLILGDDRQKMSKRHGATSVIQYRQQGYLPEALVNFLALLGWAPEGEEEIMSLADIANSFSLERVAKNPAVFDVDKLNWINQQYIKRKSTEELKELLWPFIERAGYRDEVKSLGDEKYTLLVETMRDYLVCLSDITDKLDLVFKDAEPDHEAEKVLLQEGVVQVLRLCSERILDQEASPQEMDKFLKSLVKDAGVSAKKVYMPLRAALTGKVKGPELPYLMALWGTNEVRRRLERAVKRTETES, from the coding sequence ATGAAAGTGAGAGTAAGATTCGCTCCCAGCCCTACAGGACCGCTTCACATCGGAGGGGCTAGATCAGCCCTGTTTAATTTTCTTTTTGCCAAAAGATACGGGGGAGAATTCATCGTAAGGATTGAGGATACTGACTTGGAACGTTCCTCGCGGGACTATGAAGCGGAGATAATCGAGTCCTTGGAATGGTTGGGAATCACTTGGGATGAAGGGATAAAGGTAGGGGGACCGAACGGGCCTTATCGCCAAACTGAACGGCTGGACATCTACCAAAGATGGGTAGATATCCTGGTGTCCACTGGCTGGGCTTATCCTTGCTTTTGTACGGAGGAGGAGCTGGAGGAAGAAAGGGAGCAGCTGATGAAGCAGGGGGAAACCCCTAGGTATCTTGGACGCTGCCGTAACCTCGACGAAGCAGAGCGGCAGGCCAAGCTGGCTCAGGGATTGCGGCCCACTATCAGGTTCAGGGTTCCTGAACACCGGGTGTTCGTGGTTGAGGATTTGGTCCGGGGGCGGGTAGCGTTCGAAAGTGAAAACATGGGAGATTTCATAATAGTCAAGTCTGACGGGTTGCCAACCTACAACTTCGCCGTCGTTATCGACGATCATCTGATGGGGATAACCCACGTCATACGGGCTGAAGAGCATCTTTCCAATACGCCGCGCCAGCTCATGATCTACGAAGCATTAGGGCTTGAACCGCCGAAGTTTGCTCATATATCGTTGATACTGGGGGACGATCGCCAGAAGATGAGCAAAAGGCATGGGGCAACTTCGGTAATTCAATACAGACAGCAAGGATACCTGCCGGAGGCTCTGGTTAATTTCTTAGCTCTTCTTGGCTGGGCGCCTGAAGGCGAAGAAGAGATAATGTCCCTGGCGGATATAGCCAACAGTTTTTCTCTGGAACGAGTGGCGAAGAATCCCGCAGTCTTTGACGTAGATAAGCTGAACTGGATAAATCAGCAGTACATCAAACGGAAATCGACTGAAGAACTCAAAGAACTGCTATGGCCTTTTATAGAAAGGGCGGGATACCGGGATGAGGTAAAGTCCTTAGGTGATGAGAAATATACCTTGCTGGTTGAAACCATGCGCGATTATTTGGTGTGCTTGTCGGATATCACAGACAAGCTTGACCTTGTCTTTAAGGATGCCGAACCTGACCATGAAGCCGAAAAGGTTCTCCTACAAGAGGGTGTGGTTCAGGTTTTGCGGCTTTGCTCTGAGCGCATCCTGGATCAGGAGGCGAGTCCCCAAGAAATGGACAAGTTTCTGAAAAGCTTGGTCAAGGATGCTGGCGTATCAGCCAAGAAGGTGTATATGCCTTTGCGGGCGGCGCTCACGGGGAAAGTCAAAGGGCCGGAACTGCCTTATTTGATGGCCTTGTGGGGAACGAATGAGGTAAGAAGGCGTTTGGAGCGAGCTGTAAAGAGAACGGAAACCGAAAGCTGA
- the ispF gene encoding 2-C-methyl-D-erythritol 2,4-cyclodiphosphate synthase has protein sequence MRIGIGYDAHRLVEGRSLVLGGINIPFDLGLLGHSDADVLTHAVCDALLGAAGLGDLGKHFPDSDERYRNIRSLFLLEQIGEMVRKAGYAVVNIDAVIVAQRPRLAPFVGRMVANLAEVLEIDPVRVNVKATTTEGMGFEGRGEGMSAYAVVLLKNLE, from the coding sequence ATGAGAATCGGTATAGGTTATGATGCCCACCGCTTGGTTGAGGGTCGATCTCTGGTACTGGGAGGGATCAATATTCCGTTTGACCTAGGGCTTTTGGGCCATTCCGATGCCGACGTTTTGACCCATGCGGTATGTGATGCCTTGTTGGGGGCCGCGGGGCTAGGTGACTTAGGGAAACACTTTCCGGATTCCGATGAGAGATACCGCAACATTCGGAGCCTTTTTTTGCTCGAGCAAATAGGGGAAATGGTGAGAAAAGCTGGCTACGCCGTAGTGAATATAGACGCGGTCATAGTAGCCCAAAGACCCCGCTTAGCTCCGTTTGTTGGCCGAATGGTCGCCAACTTGGCAGAGGTTTTGGAGATCGACCCCGTTCGGGTGAACGTCAAAGCTACCACCACGGAGGGGATGGGATTTGAGGGACGGGGTGAGGGTATGTCGGCCTATGCTGTGGTTTTGCTCAAAAATTTGGAGTAA
- the ispD gene encoding 2-C-methyl-D-erythritol 4-phosphate cytidylyltransferase, with translation MDEVVGVVIAAAGKGQRMKTDINKQFLLLAGQPVLKYSVETFSALKEVSQVVVVAHPQEVEHCRRLLGNERVQVVAGGKERQDSVYLGLRTLAQDTKLVAVHDGARPLLSSALVLSLLHKATEWGAVIPAVPVKDTLKEVTDDGVIVSTLDRTKIWQAQTPQVFPYRSLVYAYEQAVAEGFYATDDASLYERYCGRVRVITGDYRNIKITTPDDLLIAEALIRASRSDSLKERNRQ, from the coding sequence TTGGATGAGGTCGTCGGCGTGGTTATTGCGGCCGCCGGCAAAGGCCAAAGAATGAAAACCGATATTAACAAGCAGTTCTTGCTTTTGGCAGGCCAGCCGGTTCTAAAGTATTCGGTCGAGACTTTCTCAGCCTTAAAAGAAGTGAGTCAGGTGGTGGTCGTAGCTCATCCCCAAGAGGTTGAGCATTGTCGAAGGCTCCTGGGAAACGAGCGGGTTCAAGTGGTCGCGGGGGGGAAGGAAAGACAGGATTCGGTTTATCTTGGGCTTCGAACCCTGGCCCAAGACACGAAACTGGTGGCCGTGCACGATGGTGCTCGGCCTCTTTTGTCATCGGCGTTGGTTTTGTCTTTGCTTCACAAGGCAACCGAGTGGGGAGCGGTGATACCAGCGGTGCCAGTCAAAGACACGCTCAAGGAAGTTACCGATGACGGTGTAATTGTGAGTACCCTTGATCGTACCAAAATATGGCAGGCGCAGACTCCTCAGGTGTTTCCTTATCGAAGCCTGGTATATGCCTACGAGCAGGCCGTGGCCGAGGGCTTTTATGCAACAGATGACGCGTCTTTATACGAACGGTACTGCGGGCGGGTAAGGGTAATAACTGGGGACTACCGCAACATCAAAATAACTACACCCGACGACCTGTTGATAGCCGAAGCCCTCATCAGGGCAAGCCGGAGCGATAGTTTAAAGGAGAGAAACAGACAGTGA
- a CDS encoding PIN/TRAM domain-containing protein: MLRFFKMIRILPVIALLAGVWFFQVTGVWLEHLGIRIGSGALFSIMVYVGLVETSSLCKRTWNNINHFLENTDPEVLLGSIAGLLFGLLAGFLIGFPFSSVSGVGLYVILWAFLVCGYLGFKIGKKRGAEMIAVFSRGRSGLTQAHISEGRKSDIKVLDTSAIIDGRIYDVCLANFMDGRLVVPSFVLQELRHIADSSDYIRRNKGRRGLEILAKMQKSPKINIEIVEGDHIDEKEVDNKLIRLCKELNASIVTNDYNLNKVAELQGIRVLNVNELTNAVKVIVFPGETIKVHIIKAGKEDGQGVGYLEDGTMVVVENGADDIGNEVEVMVTSVFQTSAGRMIFSKKTKENLGVKTAHQVQRLQEVNFFG, encoded by the coding sequence TGCCTGTAATAGCGCTATTGGCTGGGGTTTGGTTCTTTCAGGTAACCGGGGTATGGCTTGAGCACCTTGGCATTCGAATTGGCAGCGGGGCCTTATTTTCTATCATGGTCTATGTCGGACTTGTCGAGACGTCTTCCCTTTGCAAGAGGACATGGAATAACATAAACCATTTTCTAGAGAACACGGATCCAGAGGTTTTGCTCGGGAGCATCGCAGGGCTTTTGTTTGGGCTCTTGGCGGGTTTTCTCATCGGTTTCCCATTCTCGTCGGTCAGCGGCGTGGGGTTATATGTTATTCTGTGGGCTTTCCTGGTCTGCGGCTACCTGGGTTTTAAGATCGGTAAAAAGCGCGGAGCTGAGATGATCGCGGTATTTTCCAGGGGGCGTAGCGGGCTAACTCAGGCTCACATTTCTGAAGGCAGGAAAAGTGACATCAAGGTTCTGGACACGAGCGCCATCATAGACGGACGCATCTATGACGTTTGTTTAGCCAATTTTATGGATGGACGTTTGGTGGTGCCTTCTTTTGTCTTGCAGGAGTTACGTCACATTGCCGATTCTTCAGATTACATCAGGAGGAATAAAGGCAGACGCGGATTAGAAATCTTGGCTAAGATGCAGAAAAGCCCTAAAATAAATATTGAAATAGTGGAAGGAGATCACATTGATGAAAAAGAAGTTGATAACAAGCTAATCCGCCTCTGCAAGGAACTGAACGCGAGCATCGTTACCAATGATTATAACCTCAACAAAGTAGCAGAATTGCAAGGTATTCGAGTTCTCAATGTCAACGAACTGACCAATGCGGTCAAGGTTATCGTGTTCCCGGGAGAGACTATCAAGGTTCATATAATCAAAGCCGGAAAAGAGGACGGGCAGGGAGTAGGGTATTTAGAGGACGGGACCATGGTGGTAGTGGAAAACGGTGCGGATGACATTGGGAATGAGGTCGAAGTCATGGTGACTAGTGTTTTCCAGACCTCAGCCGGTCGGATGATATTTAGCAAGAAAACCAAAGAGAATCTGGGAGTAAAGACAGCGCACCAGGTGCAGAGGCTACAAGAGGTGAACTTTTTTGGATGA